The Altererythrobacter sp. Root672 genome includes a window with the following:
- a CDS encoding polysaccharide biosynthesis protein has translation MTSEFSGRTLLITGGTGSFGNAVLEKFLHSQLKEIRIFSRDEKKQDDMRNRYQNEKLKFYIGDVRNHSSIHEALRGVDFVFHAAALKQVPSCEFHPLEAVQTNILGTANVLDAAIANSVERVVCLSTDKAVYPINAMGISKAMMEKVAVAKSRNAAQTSICVTRYGNVMASRGSVIPLFIDQVLAGKPITVTDPKMTRFMMTLEDAVNLVLYAFENAQPGDIFVQKAPAATVGELAQSICRLAGKPDHPIREIGTRHGEKLFEVLLSREEMTAAEDLGMYYRVPPDLRDLNYGKFVEQGEVQISRAEDYNSHNTHRLNRDELEELLLRLELIRELSGQETEAVGQ, from the coding sequence ATGACATCTGAGTTTTCTGGTCGAACATTACTAATTACTGGCGGAACCGGATCTTTCGGAAACGCCGTTTTAGAAAAGTTTCTGCATTCCCAGCTGAAAGAGATACGTATCTTCAGCAGGGACGAAAAGAAACAGGACGATATGCGGAACCGCTATCAGAACGAAAAGCTCAAGTTCTATATCGGAGACGTTCGCAACCATTCATCGATACATGAAGCTTTGCGGGGTGTGGATTTTGTATTTCACGCAGCGGCGCTGAAACAAGTGCCTTCTTGCGAATTCCACCCGCTTGAAGCTGTGCAAACAAACATACTTGGAACTGCAAACGTTCTCGATGCCGCAATCGCAAACTCGGTTGAAAGAGTCGTCTGCCTCAGCACCGACAAGGCCGTTTACCCGATCAACGCCATGGGAATCTCCAAAGCAATGATGGAGAAAGTGGCGGTCGCAAAGTCGCGCAATGCGGCGCAGACCAGCATCTGTGTGACGCGCTACGGCAACGTCATGGCCTCTCGCGGATCCGTAATCCCGCTGTTCATAGACCAAGTTCTGGCGGGCAAACCGATCACCGTAACCGACCCGAAAATGACCCGCTTCATGATGACGCTCGAGGACGCGGTTAACCTAGTGCTGTACGCGTTCGAAAATGCACAGCCGGGTGACATTTTTGTTCAGAAGGCCCCAGCCGCAACCGTCGGTGAGTTGGCCCAATCAATTTGTCGCCTCGCGGGAAAGCCGGACCACCCGATCCGGGAAATCGGTACTCGCCATGGTGAGAAGCTGTTCGAGGTCCTGCTAAGCCGTGAGGAAATGACTGCCGCTGAAGACCTGGGCATGTACTACAGAGTACCTCCTGATCTCAGGGATTTGAACTACGGCAAGTTCGTTGAGCAAGGCGAAGTTCAAATATCGCGGGCCGAAGACTACAACTCTCACAACACTCATAGGCTTAATCGCGATGAACTGGAGGAGCTTCTGCTTCGCCTTGAGTTGATCCGGGAACTGAGCGGTCAAGAGACCGAGGCAGTCGGTCAATAG
- a CDS encoding glycosyltransferase family 4 protein, whose amino-acid sequence MKIVVNAFAARLGGGRTYLTNLLSNLPDDPSLDIRLFAPPDLPFKPDSRISRMQTAWPVANPIARAAWERIVLRPYLKQNSINVLFCPGGLVSINPPPGCRSATMFRNMLPFDRKALKRLPWGLQKLRNLILRHLMLRSMRKADLTIFISDYAREFIQARTAVPNSETIPHGIPEQFLTHDQEIERPAETAGGDYILYVSRFEAYKHHREVIEAYGMLPANLQREVKLLLVGENDYAEGSQAIEFVAAKGLTDRVIFTGKISYDRLPAFYRNARAIVFASSCENCPNIMLEAMGSGRPLLASNVMPMPEFGGLDIAYFSPYEPETLRPQLQQVLTDQAYAAKLALASKERSQRYNWAVTAESTWRALYNLAQTVEIRHDI is encoded by the coding sequence GTGAAGATTGTCGTAAACGCCTTCGCCGCTCGCCTCGGAGGCGGAAGAACCTACCTTACCAATCTGTTGAGCAATCTTCCTGACGATCCAAGCCTTGATATCCGGCTTTTTGCGCCGCCGGATCTTCCCTTCAAGCCGGATAGTCGGATCAGCCGGATGCAGACAGCGTGGCCAGTAGCCAATCCCATCGCGCGTGCCGCTTGGGAACGCATTGTTCTGCGGCCATATCTTAAGCAGAACAGCATCAATGTGCTCTTCTGCCCCGGAGGTCTAGTCTCGATCAATCCTCCACCCGGCTGCAGGTCCGCAACAATGTTTCGCAACATGCTGCCTTTCGACCGGAAAGCACTGAAACGGTTACCCTGGGGCCTGCAAAAGCTGAGAAACCTGATCCTGCGCCACCTCATGCTTCGCAGCATGCGCAAGGCCGATCTAACGATCTTCATCTCCGACTACGCGCGCGAGTTCATTCAAGCCCGCACGGCGGTGCCGAACTCGGAGACAATTCCTCACGGCATACCGGAACAGTTCCTAACTCACGATCAGGAGATCGAGCGTCCTGCGGAGACGGCAGGTGGGGATTACATTCTCTATGTTTCACGTTTCGAGGCCTACAAACATCACCGGGAGGTTATTGAGGCTTACGGCATGCTCCCGGCAAACCTCCAACGCGAGGTGAAACTCCTGCTGGTCGGCGAAAACGACTATGCAGAAGGGAGCCAGGCGATCGAGTTCGTAGCAGCCAAGGGGCTCACCGATCGAGTCATCTTCACAGGAAAGATCTCTTACGATCGACTCCCCGCCTTTTACCGAAATGCGAGGGCCATCGTTTTCGCCTCCTCTTGCGAAAACTGCCCCAACATCATGCTTGAGGCCATGGGATCAGGACGCCCGCTCCTGGCCTCCAACGTGATGCCGATGCCGGAATTCGGCGGCCTAGACATCGCCTACTTCTCACCGTACGAGCCAGAAACCCTTCGGCCCCAACTGCAGCAGGTACTGACTGACCAAGCCTATGCCGCAAAACTGGCGTTAGCTAGCAAGGAACGTAGCCAAAGATACAACTGGGCAGTTACTGCTGAGTCAACTTGGCGAGCTCTATACAACTTGGCACAGACCGTAGAGATTAGGCATGACATCTGA
- a CDS encoding O-antigen polymerase, giving the protein MLALIALFLLIGGIIAVTSNSDTFSPAKFLLAFYVIFHVGAVYDPPQPIVLGLIAIPLALGLLLVVNEAVATQYKPATTELIKPVRGAARTDYTVPLVLWLMTMPALLSQLYMIRELGGLDGYIASVNTRVADWSGFGWARVLILTTTPLNVAFFAVGLLKKRDVIWWGIFALHFAFVLLIGLLSGSRSGLLNIFALLLLCFHYQRRNVRLLPAFLMVLALVGASSVLGVARSGFKLNNGELTTGYATSAESFSFNSFFYGIEPLSLIAAMPKLDLAHGSTFLSLLTNSIPRSIYPDKPDTGGVFLTKHYAGNAWEGYSNLTPTFLGEWIINFGWVVGIIGFFLSYGLLLHSMGRWYVRLLRNPDRPRDLKFALDLAIYVHVLWMTVGLMPGELTNVVLGHVLTQLLPLLALRFVLLYVERQKGGGTRSATPFPGSMTSSFTRQ; this is encoded by the coding sequence ATGCTCGCACTAATAGCCCTGTTTCTGTTGATCGGCGGCATAATTGCGGTGACCTCGAACTCGGATACGTTTTCGCCGGCAAAGTTCCTGCTCGCCTTCTATGTCATCTTCCACGTGGGTGCCGTGTACGATCCGCCGCAGCCAATCGTCCTGGGCCTCATCGCTATCCCGCTCGCGCTGGGCCTACTCCTCGTCGTCAACGAAGCTGTCGCCACCCAGTATAAGCCGGCCACAACGGAATTGATCAAGCCTGTTCGCGGCGCGGCGCGCACGGATTACACCGTCCCTCTGGTGCTATGGCTAATGACAATGCCGGCCCTTTTGAGCCAACTCTACATGATTCGGGAGCTCGGCGGGCTGGATGGCTATATCGCGTCAGTGAATACCCGGGTGGCCGACTGGAGTGGCTTTGGCTGGGCGCGCGTTCTGATCTTGACGACCACCCCCCTCAACGTCGCCTTTTTCGCCGTTGGCCTGCTGAAGAAGCGCGACGTCATCTGGTGGGGCATCTTTGCACTGCATTTCGCGTTTGTCCTACTGATCGGACTGCTATCCGGCTCGCGCAGCGGACTGCTCAACATTTTCGCCCTCTTGCTGCTTTGCTTCCACTATCAACGCCGCAACGTCAGGTTACTGCCAGCTTTTCTGATGGTGTTAGCTCTGGTTGGCGCGTCCTCAGTTCTGGGGGTGGCGCGGAGTGGCTTCAAACTGAACAATGGCGAATTGACCACCGGTTACGCCACCTCCGCAGAGAGTTTCAGCTTCAACTCCTTCTTCTACGGCATCGAACCGCTTTCATTGATTGCAGCCATGCCGAAGTTGGATCTGGCACACGGAAGTACGTTTCTTTCACTGCTAACGAACTCGATCCCTCGTTCTATCTATCCTGACAAGCCCGATACTGGCGGCGTGTTTCTCACCAAACATTACGCGGGAAATGCCTGGGAAGGATACTCCAACCTTACTCCAACCTTCCTCGGAGAGTGGATCATCAACTTTGGCTGGGTTGTTGGGATCATAGGGTTCTTCTTGAGCTATGGATTGCTGCTCCATTCGATGGGCCGATGGTACGTGCGGCTACTGCGAAATCCAGACCGCCCCAGGGACCTGAAATTTGCGTTGGATTTGGCAATATACGTGCACGTTCTCTGGATGACCGTTGGACTCATGCCAGGTGAGCTAACGAACGTAGTGCTCGGTCACGTGCTGACACAGCTCCTACCACTCTTGGCGCTCCGTTTTGTGCTGCTTTATGTGGAGCGGCAAAAGGGCGGAGGAACTCGGTCGGCCACTCCGTTTCCAGGCTCAATGACATCCAGCTTCACGCGCCAATGA
- a CDS encoding lipopolysaccharide biosynthesis protein: protein MSFGKQFFIYGVTGAVSRLAALLLVPIYTRSLSVPEYGQLEILLAVHMLLVLMIGLQGESAVARDYYRANEQNWLPELVWGAIWIVALGTAVTALLVVAAHAAWTAPNNVGHYLPYLLALSLPTHLLGVQLVFIRFSGRPLLYSVLSLSDFIATTLSSVYFIVFLNWGISGALAGLATGKLLTVVAAWPVSFGSEPSPIGGLRRMRGMLAYSLPTMPAVILNWLQTIGTRVIWAFFLPIGAVAIGGVGIRAASLFGLVVYSFRLAWEPQAFRLLDGDEGDRSRYARMLELSVLGLFVTAGAAILASPLTVAIFAPAEYREATGLVPAFVLMHFWLGVGMVTTIGIHGARVTSRLTYVYVLAASAHLALLALLSQRLGVEVTALALLLSTIVGAFAGAWFSNHHFNVGFSWRLLSVSAIVTLAVGALAYLRPSFGETLWPDPLLVIGLLVGLVSLAIFGISAARRAAMMTEFADLGRSVRSRFASDQSPQ, encoded by the coding sequence GTGAGTTTTGGGAAGCAATTCTTTATTTACGGGGTGACTGGCGCGGTTAGCCGACTAGCTGCCCTATTGTTGGTCCCAATCTACACGCGATCTCTTTCAGTTCCTGAATACGGGCAATTAGAGATACTATTGGCCGTCCACATGTTGCTAGTGCTCATGATCGGTCTTCAGGGCGAGTCAGCAGTAGCTCGAGACTACTACCGGGCCAACGAACAAAATTGGCTGCCGGAGCTTGTTTGGGGCGCCATCTGGATCGTTGCTCTTGGCACCGCGGTGACGGCGCTTTTAGTGGTAGCGGCTCATGCGGCCTGGACTGCGCCAAATAATGTCGGTCACTATTTGCCATATTTGCTGGCTCTCAGCTTGCCCACACACCTTCTAGGAGTTCAACTTGTCTTTATTCGTTTCAGCGGGAGACCATTGCTATATAGCGTACTTAGCCTTTCAGACTTTATCGCTACAACACTATCAAGTGTCTACTTTATCGTCTTTCTGAACTGGGGCATCTCAGGAGCCCTCGCGGGACTGGCGACCGGCAAACTACTTACGGTCGTTGCTGCTTGGCCGGTGAGTTTCGGCAGTGAGCCATCGCCGATCGGAGGACTACGGCGGATGCGTGGAATGCTGGCCTATTCCCTACCCACGATGCCGGCAGTGATACTGAACTGGTTACAAACCATCGGCACCCGGGTGATTTGGGCCTTTTTCTTACCAATCGGAGCAGTTGCAATCGGAGGCGTCGGCATCCGAGCCGCATCGCTGTTCGGTCTGGTTGTCTACAGTTTCCGGCTTGCATGGGAACCGCAAGCTTTCCGACTTCTCGACGGCGACGAAGGGGATCGAAGCAGGTACGCGCGAATGCTTGAGCTATCGGTCCTGGGACTATTCGTGACAGCGGGCGCCGCAATCTTGGCCTCACCCCTGACAGTCGCAATCTTTGCCCCTGCAGAATATCGGGAAGCGACAGGCCTTGTACCGGCATTTGTCCTGATGCATTTTTGGCTTGGTGTGGGGATGGTTACCACAATCGGGATACACGGAGCGCGGGTGACCTCCCGACTGACCTACGTATACGTTCTTGCGGCGTCTGCTCATCTCGCATTGCTCGCGCTGCTTTCGCAGCGCCTTGGGGTTGAGGTGACGGCATTGGCACTCTTGCTCAGCACGATCGTCGGGGCCTTCGCAGGCGCATGGTTCAGCAACCATCATTTCAATGTGGGATTCTCCTGGCGATTGCTTTCGGTATCAGCAATCGTGACACTTGCAGTTGGTGCTCTGGCCTACCTTCGCCCTTCCTTCGGCGAGACCCTTTGGCCGGACCCCTTGTTAGTGATCGGACTTTTGGTTGGGCTTGTTTCCCTCGCCATATTCGGTATTTCAGCGGCACGTCGGGCCGCCATGATGACCGAATTTGCCGACCTAGGTCGGTCCGTGCGTAGCAGATTCGCGAGTGACCAGTCGCCGCAATAA